A genomic stretch from Leptospira johnsonii includes:
- a CDS encoding type II secretion system-associated lipoprotein, whose amino-acid sequence MHEMVRFFAFLLALFTIQCGARLIKKEKLSEINEHYQDKIYSLKKDTKVSMTETFKKGMLVRIYIESTPSLIKVKCFPADQKREHAIGRLIAYQVNEDLEKKTISIEDLDKIVANELTEYKKKK is encoded by the coding sequence ATGCATGAAATGGTGCGATTCTTCGCTTTTTTACTGGCCCTATTTACCATACAGTGTGGAGCCAGACTGATCAAAAAAGAGAAGTTATCTGAGATCAACGAGCATTACCAGGATAAGATATACAGCCTTAAAAAAGACACAAAAGTCTCCATGACCGAAACTTTTAAGAAGGGAATGTTGGTCCGAATCTACATCGAATCGACTCCTTCCCTGATTAAAGTGAAATGTTTCCCTGCGGACCAGAAAAGGGAACATGCAATCGGCAGGCTGATCGCCTATCAGGTGAATGAAGATCTAGAGAAAAAGACCATCAGTATAGAGGATTTGGATAAGATCGTTGCAAATGAGCTCACGGAATATAAAAAGAAAAAGTAG
- a CDS encoding LysM peptidoglycan-binding domain-containing M23 family metallopeptidase, translating to MSSRNIKRKSSRRSPLGSRRHPDAADIKYVKRTILCLPIISAMLTSSLSADPLKNYENAINDYANKDSSFFTDKEERKIKQLFSQSPEEWEEDKYSSLSYHKDKSNLELPSFISINPIVSSKIVSQSGFIIKSYIVKPKDTLFRIAKALKTTAAKISEANGLNKGSVLKVGQSLSVPVKVGNASRQKIEYKRVFITPVLGARFSSRYGKRKDPFHTGGGGYHTGIDMAGPQGAPILASADGVVSFAGVNGGYGNSVIVDHPNGYRTMYAHCAKITVEEGTKVRAGTVIGAVGRTGSATGSHLHFEVFYNGKRINPEVALRKTLKIVTNLDPGKVAKL from the coding sequence ATGAGCTCACGGAATATAAAAAGAAAAAGTAGCCGTCGTTCCCCCCTAGGTTCAAGAAGGCATCCCGACGCAGCCGATATTAAATATGTGAAACGGACGATTCTTTGCCTTCCCATTATATCCGCCATGCTTACCTCGTCTTTATCGGCCGATCCGCTCAAAAATTACGAAAACGCGATCAACGATTACGCGAATAAGGACTCTTCTTTTTTTACAGACAAGGAAGAGCGTAAGATCAAACAATTATTCTCTCAATCCCCGGAAGAATGGGAAGAAGACAAATATTCTTCTCTTAGCTATCATAAGGACAAATCCAATCTAGAGCTTCCTTCTTTTATTAGCATCAATCCAATTGTTTCGTCTAAGATTGTTAGCCAAAGCGGCTTTATCATAAAATCCTATATTGTAAAACCTAAAGATACATTATTCAGGATCGCTAAGGCCTTAAAGACTACTGCCGCTAAAATTTCAGAAGCAAACGGTCTAAACAAAGGTTCCGTTCTAAAAGTGGGACAAAGTTTAAGCGTTCCTGTTAAGGTTGGAAATGCTTCTCGCCAGAAAATAGAATACAAAAGAGTATTCATTACTCCTGTCTTAGGAGCTAGATTCTCTTCCAGATACGGTAAAAGAAAAGATCCGTTCCACACAGGTGGAGGTGGTTACCATACTGGGATAGATATGGCTGGCCCTCAAGGAGCACCAATACTCGCTTCCGCAGACGGCGTAGTAAGTTTTGCCGGAGTGAATGGTGGTTACGGAAACTCAGTCATAGTAGATCATCCAAACGGTTATAGGACCATGTATGCGCATTGCGCTAAAATTACAGTGGAAGAGGGAACGAAAGTGAGAGCAGGGACGGTCATAGGTGCCGTAGGTCGCACAGGCTCCGCTACAGGTTCTCATCTCCATTTCGAGGTGTTCTATAACGGAAAAAGGATCAATCCTGAGGTGGCGCTTAGGAAGACCTTAAAAATTGTTACGAACCTGGACCCAGGCAAAGTAGCGAAACTTTAA
- a CDS encoding YifB family Mg chelatase-like AAA ATPase: METCKLTKFLGASLEGIQPFPVSVEINIKRGIPRFLITGLPSPAIKESSDRIRIAIENSGFEYSLQNILVHLAPAGRKKEGTYLDLPIAAGILYLTEQLPSSEKLEQFLFLGEVGLDGTVKPLKGILPILFGLESKGFTAAVVPFENRKEASILEKIPIYAISHLKDLVSLAKGKIQPEPKGSIRIKSEVLPWKSEFHKSQLPAIRAIQIASAGFHHCLLSGPPGAGKTMLAKLAHGFLPKIREKEGIELLGIRSLQENLSDTEVERPFRSPHHTTSDISLVGGSSSLKMGEVSLAGNGILFLDELSEFHSRNLQALREPMEEGKITISRINGSITYPASFLFIGATNPCPCGYYQTLIKECNCSVSNVRNYQSSFSGPFLDRIEIFYHIGFSGLSDGEKVSINLKSIRDSIQSASDIQYRRLFRETGKLYNGRLRGEEVERMIPLSKECETYFWRAVGLQKFSIRKVAHFRKVARTIADLEGSEEVLLRNLEEALVFLNSGWFPENRAVT, translated from the coding sequence ATGGAGACATGTAAACTGACCAAATTTCTGGGGGCTTCCCTGGAGGGAATACAACCATTTCCGGTATCTGTAGAGATCAATATCAAAAGAGGCATCCCAAGGTTCCTGATTACAGGACTTCCGAGCCCCGCGATCAAAGAATCCTCAGATAGGATCAGGATAGCAATTGAGAACAGCGGATTTGAATATTCTCTTCAGAATATTCTGGTCCATTTAGCGCCTGCCGGCAGAAAAAAGGAAGGGACATACTTAGATCTTCCCATTGCTGCCGGGATCTTATATCTCACAGAGCAGCTACCTAGTTCTGAAAAACTAGAACAATTTCTTTTCCTTGGCGAAGTGGGGCTCGACGGAACTGTAAAACCTTTGAAAGGAATTCTTCCTATACTTTTCGGATTGGAGAGTAAAGGTTTTACTGCGGCAGTTGTTCCTTTTGAAAATAGGAAAGAAGCTTCTATCCTGGAAAAAATTCCAATCTATGCAATCTCTCATCTGAAAGATTTAGTCTCCTTAGCTAAAGGAAAAATACAGCCGGAGCCAAAAGGAAGTATAAGGATCAAATCCGAAGTTCTTCCCTGGAAATCTGAATTTCATAAAAGTCAATTGCCTGCGATACGCGCCATTCAAATTGCAAGCGCTGGATTCCATCATTGTTTACTTTCAGGGCCTCCAGGCGCAGGAAAGACAATGCTTGCTAAATTAGCGCATGGATTTCTTCCTAAGATCCGAGAGAAAGAAGGGATCGAATTATTAGGCATCCGTTCCTTACAAGAGAATCTATCCGATACAGAAGTAGAAAGACCTTTTAGAAGTCCTCATCATACAACTTCCGATATTTCATTGGTTGGAGGTTCTAGCAGTTTAAAAATGGGAGAAGTTTCCCTAGCTGGAAATGGGATCCTATTCTTAGATGAACTTTCAGAATTCCATTCTAGGAATTTACAAGCGTTAAGAGAACCGATGGAAGAAGGGAAAATTACGATCTCACGGATCAATGGTTCTATCACCTACCCTGCTTCCTTTTTGTTCATAGGAGCCACCAATCCTTGTCCATGTGGATATTACCAAACCCTTATAAAGGAATGTAACTGCAGCGTTTCAAACGTCCGAAATTACCAGTCCTCCTTTAGCGGACCATTTTTAGATCGGATCGAAATATTCTATCATATAGGTTTTTCAGGGCTCTCCGATGGGGAGAAGGTTTCCATAAATCTAAAATCTATCCGAGATTCCATCCAATCAGCTTCGGATATACAATACCGTAGATTATTCAGAGAAACAGGTAAATTATACAACGGAAGATTAAGAGGAGAAGAAGTGGAAAGAATGATCCCTCTTTCCAAGGAATGCGAAACTTATTTTTGGAGGGCTGTCGGCTTACAAAAGTTTAGCATTCGTAAGGTCGCTCATTTTAGGAAAGTGGCAAGGACGATTGCAGATTTGGAAGGTTCGGAGGAAGTACTTTTGAGGAATTTAGAGGAGGCCCTTGTTTTCCTGAATTCCGGATGGTTTCCGGAAAACAGGGCCGTAACCTAA